In Chryseobacterium camelliae, one DNA window encodes the following:
- a CDS encoding protein-disulfide reductase DsbD family protein: protein MKFKNWFLLFLLFLATGINAQIKNPVKFKLTVNDLGNNQYEAVLNATIENGWHIYSKDLPEDTGIPTEYKVSGKNIELVGKFTETGKKHEEFSEAFGGTIVYYSNSAGFKQKFKLKDAAKPGEVVAEIMYQTCDDRVCLAPNTLEFNQKVTPKGAVEEPAVTAATPETKDSAATTETVTENPSKTTITVTESSALDPKQLKIQSIDIKNPLTDCGTGSSKINENYWTYLLLGFIGGLIALLTPCVFPMIPLTVSFFTKGNKNKAKGKRDALIYGFFILLIFVLLSVPFHLIDGIAGNVFNEISTNVWLNIVFFIIFIFFAGSFFGYYDITLPSSIANKSSKAEEAGGIIGIFFMALTLVIVSFSCTGPILGSLLGSAITGSANVPMLLTFALAGFGLAWAVIFGLLALFPQALQSLPKSGGWMNTVKVVLGFVELALALKFLSKADLVSKTFFIKRELFIAIWIVVAIGLVIYLFGLIRFPHDDKKPKISLTRKIIGLLGIGFVIYLIQGIIPAERPKLQLLSGILPPLNVSYFHDEKDGILGMHPEHDFFTAIEIAKKEGKPILIDFTGYGCENCRKMEEFVWSESDILPILQNDVVLASLYVDDKEELPENQKTKIDLGDGQMKKVQTIGDRWSLFQTANFNNNSQPHYVLLTPDGKVINTPVSGYMEKEKFKKFLECGVSYYKKNK, encoded by the coding sequence ATGAAATTTAAAAACTGGTTTTTATTATTCCTCTTATTCTTAGCTACGGGGATTAATGCACAGATAAAAAATCCTGTAAAATTCAAACTGACAGTCAACGATTTAGGCAATAACCAATACGAAGCAGTCCTGAATGCCACAATTGAAAACGGCTGGCATATTTACTCCAAAGACCTTCCTGAAGACACAGGAATCCCTACTGAATATAAGGTTTCCGGAAAAAATATCGAACTGGTAGGAAAGTTTACGGAAACCGGGAAAAAGCATGAAGAGTTTTCTGAAGCCTTTGGTGGTACGATTGTCTATTACTCCAATTCCGCAGGGTTTAAGCAGAAGTTCAAACTTAAAGATGCTGCCAAGCCCGGAGAAGTTGTGGCTGAAATCATGTATCAGACCTGTGACGACCGGGTGTGTCTTGCACCGAACACCCTGGAGTTCAACCAGAAAGTAACGCCTAAAGGAGCGGTTGAGGAACCTGCCGTTACAGCGGCAACCCCGGAAACAAAAGATTCCGCAGCAACAACAGAAACCGTTACGGAAAATCCCTCAAAGACAACCATTACCGTTACAGAAAGTTCAGCACTCGATCCAAAACAGCTAAAAATACAGTCTATTGACATCAAGAATCCATTAACAGACTGTGGTACAGGATCTTCAAAAATTAATGAAAATTACTGGACTTATCTCCTGCTGGGTTTCATCGGAGGGCTGATCGCCTTGCTTACGCCATGCGTTTTCCCGATGATTCCTCTTACAGTATCCTTTTTCACCAAGGGTAATAAAAATAAGGCTAAAGGAAAGCGTGACGCACTGATCTATGGATTCTTTATCCTGCTGATCTTTGTATTGCTCAGCGTACCTTTCCACCTGATTGACGGTATCGCAGGAAATGTATTCAATGAAATATCCACCAATGTATGGCTGAATATTGTATTTTTCATCATCTTCATTTTCTTTGCGGGTAGCTTCTTCGGATATTATGACATTACCCTTCCAAGCTCTATTGCCAATAAATCTTCCAAAGCAGAGGAAGCCGGCGGGATCATCGGGATCTTCTTTATGGCTTTAACGCTTGTGATTGTTTCATTCTCTTGTACCGGGCCTATCCTTGGAAGCTTGTTAGGAAGTGCAATTACCGGTTCAGCGAATGTACCTATGCTGCTTACTTTCGCACTTGCAGGTTTCGGATTGGCGTGGGCTGTGATTTTCGGACTTCTCGCTTTATTTCCTCAGGCTTTGCAGAGCCTTCCGAAATCCGGTGGCTGGATGAATACGGTAAAGGTGGTTTTAGGTTTTGTAGAATTGGCCCTTGCCCTGAAATTCCTTTCCAAAGCGGATCTTGTTTCAAAAACATTCTTCATTAAGAGGGAACTTTTCATCGCCATCTGGATTGTGGTCGCCATAGGACTGGTAATTTACCTTTTCGGGCTGATCCGATTCCCGCATGATGATAAGAAACCTAAGATTTCCCTGACAAGAAAAATAATAGGGCTGCTCGGGATCGGTTTTGTGATCTACCTGATCCAGGGGATTATTCCGGCCGAACGTCCTAAACTACAGTTGCTGAGCGGAATCTTACCTCCGCTGAATGTAAGCTATTTCCATGATGAAAAGGATGGTATCCTGGGCATGCATCCGGAACACGATTTCTTTACCGCAATTGAAATTGCCAAAAAAGAAGGTAAACCTATTCTGATCGACTTCACAGGATATGGCTGCGAAAATTGCAGGAAGATGGAGGAATTCGTCTGGAGCGAATCGGATATCCTTCCGATTCTTCAGAATGATGTAGTCCTTGCTTCACTTTATGTAGATGATAAAGAAGAACTTCCGGAAAACCAGAAGACCAAAATTGACCTTGGCGACGGACAAATGAAAAAAGTACAGACCATCGGGGACCGCTGGAGCCTGTTCCAGACAGCTAACTTTAATAACAATTCGCAGCCGCATTATGTACTGCTGACTCCGGATGGAAAAGTGATCAATACCCCGGTTTCAGGATATATGGAGAAGGAGAAGTTTAAAAAATTCCTGGAGTGTGGTGTGAGCTATTACAAAAAAAACAAATAA